The Seriola aureovittata isolate HTS-2021-v1 ecotype China chromosome 2, ASM2101889v1, whole genome shotgun sequence genome has a segment encoding these proteins:
- the rps23 gene encoding 40S ribosomal protein S23, which produces MGKCRGLRTARKLRNHRREQKWHDKQYKKAHLGTALKANPFGGASHAKGIVLEKVGVEAKQPNSAIRKCVRVQLIKNGKKITAFVPNDGCLNFIEENDEVLVAGFGRKGHAVGDIPGVRFKVVKVANVSLLALYKGKKERPRS; this is translated from the exons ATGG gaaaGTGCCGTGGTCTGCGTACAGCCAGGAAGCTCCGTAATCACCGCCGTGAGCAGAAATGGCATGATAAGCAGTACAAGAAGGCCCATCTGGGCACTGCCCTTAAGGCTAACCCCTTTGGAGGAGCCTCTCACGCCAAGGGCATCGTGCTTGAGAAAGT TGGTGTTGAGGCTAAGCAGCCCAACTCTGCCATCAGGAAATGTGTGAGAGTCCAGCTCATCAAGAACGGGAAGAAAATCACCGCCTTCGTCCCCAACGACGGTTGCCTCAACTTCATCGAG GAGAACGATGAGGTGCTGGTGGCAGGATTTGGACGTAAAGGTCACGCCGTGGGTGATATTCCCGGAGTTCGTTTCAAGGTGGTCAAGGTGGCCAACGTGTCCCTGCTGGCTCTCTACAAAGGCAAGAAGGAGAGACCCAGGTCATAA
- the atp6ap1la gene encoding ATPase H+ transporting accessory protein 1 like a isoform X1 has product MASPWKRCCCCCILLLSLLLLHLQSSTCLDQQPADSAAVSPETGMQMEDSLVPADRPFRQMLQSPDVSRRKLLQMPGAAVPFPPLKVLSNGEPCVMFQARKLSLRYEKQKQLDLTERAFSPQKPVDTSQSVCRRDKATLVMRFGDVEDLTGLSIRLQLSNTLYESSGQWWFSVDSVSLLYNTTEEAVFNASEVYAPASSSYHCLHVSNLQRYSALLLPSTDHARRWAVTFTDFQIQAFNVTSGKFSPPSDCTTFLTPAILMGLITSLILLLVLAYALHMVIHLKHIEHDDEHKGDMYFPQTPEQPEHCCMESVVEKNIL; this is encoded by the exons ATGGCTTCACCGTGgaaacgctgctgctgctgctgcatcctcctcctctctctcctccttctacATCTGCAGTCCTCTACCTGCCTCGACCAACAACCTGCTGACAG TGCTGCCGTCTCTCCAGAGACAGGGATGCAGATGGAGGACAGTTTGGTGCCTGCAGACCGACCGTTCAGACAAATGCTGCAG TCTCCAGATGTGTCCCGGAGGAAGTTGCTTCAGATGCCAGGAGCTGCAgttcccttccctcccctcaAG GTGTTGTCCAACGGGGAGCCGTGCGTCATGTTCCAGGCCAGGAAACTGTCTCTGCGCTACgagaagcagaagcagctggACCTGACAGAGCGAGCGTTTTCTCCTCAGAAACCTGTCGACACCAGTCAGTCCGTCTGCCGCCGGGACAAGGCCAC GCTGGTCATGAGGTTTGGAGATGTGGAGGATCTGACAGGCCTCTCCATCAG ACTGCAGCTGTCCAACACTTTGTACGAGTCGTCGGGTCAGTGGTGGTTCTCGGTGGACAGCGTCTCTCTGCTGTACAACACGACTGAAGAGGCCGTGTTCAATGCCAGTGAGGTGTACgctccagcctcctcctcctaccACTGCCTCCACGTCAGCAACCTGCAGCGCTACAGCGCCCTGCTGCTGCCCAGCACCGACCACGCCCGCCGCTGGGCCGTCACCTTCACCGACTTCCAG ATTCAGGCGTTCAATGTCACCTCTGGTAAGTTTTCTCCTCCGAGCGACTGCACCACCTTCTTGACTCCGGCCATCCTGATGGGCCTCATCACTTCcctcatcctgctgctggtctTGGCCTACGCCCTGCACATGGTCATCCACCTGAAACACATTGAGCATGATGACGAACACAAGGGCGACATGTATTTCCCCCAAACCCCCGAACAGCCTGAACATTGTTGTATGGAAAGTGTCGTAGAGAAAAATATTCTGTAG
- the atp6ap1la gene encoding ATPase H+ transporting accessory protein 1 like a isoform X2, with protein MQMEDSLVPADRPFRQMLQSPDVSRRKLLQMPGAAVPFPPLKVLSNGEPCVMFQARKLSLRYEKQKQLDLTERAFSPQKPVDTSQSVCRRDKATLVMRFGDVEDLTGLSIRLQLSNTLYESSGQWWFSVDSVSLLYNTTEEAVFNASEVYAPASSSYHCLHVSNLQRYSALLLPSTDHARRWAVTFTDFQIQAFNVTSGKFSPPSDCTTFLTPAILMGLITSLILLLVLAYALHMVIHLKHIEHDDEHKGDMYFPQTPEQPEHCCMESVVEKNIL; from the exons ATGCAGATGGAGGACAGTTTGGTGCCTGCAGACCGACCGTTCAGACAAATGCTGCAG TCTCCAGATGTGTCCCGGAGGAAGTTGCTTCAGATGCCAGGAGCTGCAgttcccttccctcccctcaAG GTGTTGTCCAACGGGGAGCCGTGCGTCATGTTCCAGGCCAGGAAACTGTCTCTGCGCTACgagaagcagaagcagctggACCTGACAGAGCGAGCGTTTTCTCCTCAGAAACCTGTCGACACCAGTCAGTCCGTCTGCCGCCGGGACAAGGCCAC GCTGGTCATGAGGTTTGGAGATGTGGAGGATCTGACAGGCCTCTCCATCAG ACTGCAGCTGTCCAACACTTTGTACGAGTCGTCGGGTCAGTGGTGGTTCTCGGTGGACAGCGTCTCTCTGCTGTACAACACGACTGAAGAGGCCGTGTTCAATGCCAGTGAGGTGTACgctccagcctcctcctcctaccACTGCCTCCACGTCAGCAACCTGCAGCGCTACAGCGCCCTGCTGCTGCCCAGCACCGACCACGCCCGCCGCTGGGCCGTCACCTTCACCGACTTCCAG ATTCAGGCGTTCAATGTCACCTCTGGTAAGTTTTCTCCTCCGAGCGACTGCACCACCTTCTTGACTCCGGCCATCCTGATGGGCCTCATCACTTCcctcatcctgctgctggtctTGGCCTACGCCCTGCACATGGTCATCCACCTGAAACACATTGAGCATGATGACGAACACAAGGGCGACATGTATTTCCCCCAAACCCCCGAACAGCCTGAACATTGTTGTATGGAAAGTGTCGTAGAGAAAAATATTCTGTAG
- the LOC130181275 gene encoding dynein axonemal heavy chain 12-like, protein MEFQRLRLEEDDDEDDAAIQYMIEQSLLESNKQKETHRDATTRGGRSSELDCTDSSLIFTAIRQGNEKLLKDLCVKHKDKFLQTDSRGWIPLHEAAAQSNHAVLELTFTASGPDSVECQTLRGQTPLFLAVEHGLIENASFLLKHGSQPDSQDHDQDSPLLVAIRSDRADLAELLLLQGSMVNQEVCHGRCPLHEASRLGNASLVNLLLKAGARTDPRSHYGLTPLALAAQSGHLEVVQTLLERGADVLSEAQDEASILYEASASGDPGVISLLLEYGADANIAKRSGHMPIHRVAHRGHLQALNLLIPVTSIRDVNDTGMSPLHSAAAGGHTHCIKALLNAGYDPNYMLHPWVRRSYDDERKSALFFAVSNNDVPSATLLLEAGAMANQDPVKCLQVALRLGNYELIDLLLRFGANVNYYCRVNTTHFPSALQYALKDELVLRMLCNYGYDVARCFDCPYGNNSHVPGDYEGWTNSVIKDTMFCEVITVSWLKHLSGHVVRVLLDYVDHVTLCSKLKAAVMEQRQWPDICRLQENTRCLQHLCRLRIRRCLGRLRIRSPTFMSFLPLPGRLKDYILYREYDLYGRQSSTPG, encoded by the exons ATGGAGTTTCAACGATTGCGAttggaggaggatgatgacgaAGACGATGCAGCCATTCAGTACATGATTGAACAGAGTCTGCTGGAGAGCAACAAGCAGAAGGAAACTCACAGAGACGCCACAACACGAGGCGGCAGGAG cTCTGAGCTCGACTGCACAGACAGCAGCCTGATCTTCACTGCTATAAGACAAG GGAATGAGAAGCTCTTGAAGGATCTGTGTGTCAAACACAAAGATAAGTttctgcagacagacagcagaggtTGGATTCCTCTccatgaagcagcagctcagagcaacCACGCCGTCCTGGAGCTCACATTCACAG CTTCAGGCCCGGACTCTGTGGAGTGTCAGACCCTCCGTGGGCAGACTCCTCTCTTCCTGGCAGTAGAACACGGTCTGATAGAAAACGCCTCCTTCCTCCTCAAACATGGATCCCAGCCGGACAGTCAGGACCACGACCAGGACTCACCACTGCTTGTAG CGATCCGCTCAGACCGTGCTGACCTGGcggagctgctgctcctgcagggCTCCATGGTGAACCAGGAGGTCTGCCACGGACGCTGTCCCCTCCACGAGGCCTCGCGTCTGGGCAACGCGTCACTGGTGAACCTGCTGCTGAAGGCCGGAGCCCGGACCGACCCGCGCAGCCACTACGGCCTCACGCCTCTGGCCCTGGCAGCTCAGAGTGGACACCTGGAGGTGGTGCAGACTCTGctggagagag GTGCAGACGTCCTGTCCGAGGCGCAGGATGAGGCGTCCATCCTGTACGAGGCGTCTGCATCCGGGGATCCGGGTGTCATCAGTCTGCTGCTGGAGTACGGCGCCGACGCCAACATCGCCAAGCGCTCAGGACACATGCCGATCCACCGCGTCGCACACAGAGGACACCTGCA aGCTTTAAACCTGCTGATTCCAGTAACTTCAATAAGAGATGTAAACGACACTGGGATGAGTCCTCtacactctgctgctgcaggaggacacacacactgcatcaag GCCTTGCTGAATGCTGGTTATGACCCCAACTATATGCTCCACCCCTGGGTTCGGCGTAGCTATGACGACGAGAGGAAGTCGGCTCTCTTCTTTGCTGTCTCCAATAACGACGTGCCGTCAGCCAcgctgctgctggaggctggAGCCATGGCCAACCAAGACCCAGTCAAATGTCTGCAG GTCGCACTGCGTCTGGGCAACTATGAGTTGATCGACCTGCTGCTGAGGTTTGGAGCCAACGTCAACTATTACTGCAGagtgaacacaacacacttCCCCTCAGCGCTGCAGTACGCTCTCAAAGACGAG ctggTTCTAAGGATGCTGTGTAACTATGGTTACGACGTGGCGCGCTGCTTCGACTGTCCCTACGGCAACAACTCCCATGTCCCTGGAGACTACGAGGGATGGACGAACAGTGTCATCAAAGACACTATg tTCTGTGAGGTGATCACCGTGTCCTGGCTGAAGCACCTCTCCGGTCACGTGGTTCGCGTCCTGCTGGACTACGTGGATCATGTGACCCTCTGCTCTAAGCTGAAGGCGGCCGTGATGGAGCAGCGACAGTGGCCCGACATCTGTAGGCTGCAAG aaAACACTCGCTGTCTGCAGCATCTCTGCCGGCTGAGGATCCGTCGCTGTCTCGGTCGCCTTCGTATCCGTTCGCCCACCTTCATGAGCTTCCTGCCGTTGCCGGGGCGACTGAAGGACTACATCCTGTACCGGGAGTACGACCTGTACGGGCGGCAGAGCAGCACGCCCGGCTGA
- the pde12 gene encoding 2',5'-phosphodiesterase 12, producing MLNHLTAALTLLPRRLLVSSPRTLTRACPLLGRMEPAVVRCLPGDPKLTISFSLEGSHKHMLRDQDEPLGKVLTRISNNAAKGQGKAKKSKKHRGQQPCEAPEPAAVKLYYDGDEVPGTVLNSEAWRDGAVLQVGDVKFSVHRNVPTFTTAELPVSLLAGFPVCPKLEVEFGSLQDCELIWYKETAPNTRPEAAEEVPGQDPGWTQVGCGRVHVPSNQDIGYRLKLCCTPKDGSRSGLTKELVSVGVVEAGPGVCTFDNRHAYTIKEAEWPAVRVVSYNILADVYAQTELSKTVLYPYCAPYALQLDYRQNLIKKELAGYNADIICLQEVDKGVFVDSLTPALDAFGLDGVFRVKEKQHEGLTTFYRRSKFRLLSRHDIVLSEALTSDPIHSELLERVSANSALKDKILQRSTALQVSILEDLNKPDRKVCVANTHLYWHPKGGNVRLVQMGVALQHLSHVISEVAPGAPLIFCGDFNSSPSSGVFQLVSEAVVPQQHADWSSSGPEESCSMELPSTFPPLLSACSQPAYTNYVGGFHGCLDYIFIQPDSMQVEQVIPLPSHQEVTTYEALPSVAHPSDHIALVCDLRWSP from the exons ATGTTGAACCACCTCACCGCTGCTCTCACGCTGCTCCCCCGCCGCCTGCTCGTCTCCTCACCAAGAACTCTGACCCGAGCCTGTCCCCTGCTCGGCAGGATGGAGCCGGCTGTGGTAAGGTGTCTCCCCGGGGACCCCAAACTCAccatctccttctctctggAGGGCAGTCACAAGCACATGCTGCGGGACCAGGACGAGCCGCTGGGTAAGGTCCTGACCCGGATCTCCAACAACGCCGCCAAGGGTCAAGGGAAGGCGAAGAAGTCGAAGAAGCACAGGGGGCAGCAGCCGTGTGAGGCCCCGGAGCCCGCCGCCGTGAAGCTGTACTACGACGGGGACGAGGTGCCCGGCACGGTGCTGAACTCCGAGGCGTGGCGGGACGGAGCCGTGCTGCAGGTGGGAGACGTGAAATTCTCGGTGCATAGAAACGTGCCCACCTTCACCACAGCAGAGCTGCCGGTGTCCCTGCTGGCCGGGTTCCCCGTCTGTCCCAAACTGGAGGTGGAGTTCGGGAGCCTTCAAGACTGCGAGCTCATTTGGTACAAAGAGACAGCCCCAAACACAAG gcctgaagctgcagaggaagTTCCAGGTCAGGATCCAGGTTGGACTCAAGTAGGATGTGGGAGAGTCCATGTCCCGTCCAATCAGGACATCGGCTACAGGCTCAAACTCTGCTGCACGCCCAAAGATGGAAGTCGCAGCGGCCTGACCAAGGAGCTGGTCTCTGTGGGAGTCGTGGAGGCCGGACCAGGCGTGTGCACGTTTGACAACCGGCACGCGTACACTATCAAAGAGGCGGAGTGGCCGGCTGTGAGGGTGGTGTCGTACAACATCCTCGCTGATGTCTACGCCCAGACAGAACTGTCCAAGACGGTGCTTTACCCGTACTGCGCCCCCTACGCCCTGCAGCTGGACTACAGACAGAACCTGATCAAGAAGGAGCTGGCCGGATACAACGCTGACATTATCTGCCTGCAGGAGGTCGACAAAG GGGTGTTTGTGGACagtctgactccagctctggATGCCTTCGGTCTGGACGGAGTTTTCAGGGTCAAAGAGAAGCAGCATGAAGGACTGACCACTTTCTACCGCAG GTCAAAGTTCCGGCTGCTGAGCCGTCATGACATCGTGCTGAGCGAGgcgttgacctctgaccccatccactctgagctgctggagagGGTCTCTGCTAACAGCGCCCTCAAGGACAAGATACTGCAGAGATCCACTGCGCTGCAG GTCAGTATTCTGGAGGACCTGAATAAACCAGACAGGAAGGTCTGTGTGGCCAACACTCACCTGTACTGGCACCCGAAAG GAGGGAATGTTCGCTTGGTCCAGATGGGCGTGGCTCTGCAACACCTGAGTCATGTGATCAGTGAGGTCGCACCTGGAGCTCCTCTGATCTTTTGTGGCGACTTCAACTCCTCCCCTAGTTCAG GTGTGTTCCAGCTGGTCAGTGAGGCTGTGGTTCCTCAGCAGCATGCAGACTGGAGCAGCTCCGGGCCAGAGGAGTCCTGCAGTATGGAGCTGCCCTCTACCTTCCCCCCACTGCTGAGCGCCTGCAGCCAGCCGGCCTACACTAACTACGTGGGAGGATTTCATGGCTGCCTGGACTACATCTTCATACAGCCCGACAGCATGCAG gtggagcaggtgaTTCCTCTGCCCAGCCACCAGGAGGTCACCACCTACGAGGCTCTGCCCAGCGTGGCCCACCCCTCCGACCACATCGCCCTGGTCTGTGACCTGCGCTGGAGCCCCTGA